A genomic segment from Amygdalobacter nucleatus encodes:
- a CDS encoding carbohydrate ABC transporter permease: protein MKWDYSNLNNPQFLGWSKLFENYRYIFLEYPFFKEALLNSLRWALIGVVVQVPLALSVAIALSRKLPGWKITRNLYIVPSVISSAAMGLIFLQIYNPNYGVVNQLIHVFYPSFKGSVLLTPGMNIFFMTCAYIFFAGVSTIMILGQIFAIPDEIQEAALLDNATGWRKDWYITLPMIKDTIKTVAILAASSGFLLYNEVFFLTNGAAGTKSISFIIRELAVSSSRTQYARANTIGVIQILGGMLIIILINWLFRERMSITNRGNKK from the coding sequence ATGAAATGGGATTATAGCAATCTTAATAATCCTCAATTCTTGGGCTGGTCAAAATTGTTTGAAAATTATCGCTATATATTTTTAGAATATCCTTTTTTCAAAGAGGCGCTGCTTAATTCCTTGCGTTGGGCGCTTATAGGTGTAGTAGTGCAAGTGCCGTTAGCTTTGAGTGTAGCGATTGCGCTGTCTAGGAAATTGCCAGGTTGGAAAATCACGCGAAATTTATATATTGTGCCTAGTGTTATCTCTAGCGCAGCCATGGGCCTGATCTTTTTGCAAATTTATAATCCTAATTATGGCGTAGTAAATCAATTGATACATGTGTTTTATCCTAGCTTTAAAGGCTCGGTTTTACTGACACCAGGCATGAATATATTTTTTATGACTTGCGCTTACATCTTTTTTGCAGGTGTATCTACTATCATGATTTTGGGCCAAATATTCGCTATACCAGATGAAATACAGGAAGCAGCTTTGCTTGATAATGCCACAGGTTGGCGTAAAGATTGGTATATCACCTTGCCAATGATCAAAGATACAATTAAGACTGTGGCAATTTTAGCAGCAAGTTCTGGCTTTTTGCTCTACAACGAAGTCTTTTTCCTAACTAATGGTGCTGCAGGGACAAAAAGTATCAGCTTTATCATTCGCGAGTTAGCTGTATCAAGTTCACGAACACAATATGCTAGAGCTAATACAATTGGTGTCATTCAGATTTTAGGGGGCATGTTAATTATTATCCTGATTAATTGGCTATTTAGAGAAAGAATGAGCATAACAAACAGGGGCAACAAAAAATGA
- a CDS encoding ABC transporter substrate-binding protein, which produces MKKSLRIVAGSLVLALGLTACQVKKTEPSGKAANEKTVQETANASSEKEVLEFYHGYHHAEKEWPVAKVMRDLYEKFAEQHKGENVEFKPIPVSGDLKDIMKNKVASGEFPDVIDLAGNAVSLAAINQGLVVDLKPFIDENKLEKNAGINYEQNLKDGKIYTVHEQLFTMGLWYNKDIFAKANAKTPDQWATWEDFTAAMATVRKVNGIYAFGAGEPSIRLFNTLLGVTEEGRKLLAEPLTKEGIESKAFADTLKAVMTEMQANGSKNAGGDANAYSKDFEEGKSAVFFNGVWAAGGMSKNPSLQPGIYPCGVAISSSGGGITISNKMSDAKKKLALEFLRYMISDEVQKVIFEKVGANPSNQNINVKELAEKSSDATTKILGQAIAQVKEAKIVVPTVSDVWGGDVHSAIINALTESAAENVNIEQKVADTQNVLKSIIA; this is translated from the coding sequence ATGAAAAAGTCTTTAAGAATTGTAGCAGGAAGCTTAGTATTAGCTTTAGGGTTAACTGCTTGTCAAGTTAAGAAAACTGAACCGAGCGGAAAGGCAGCAAACGAAAAAACTGTACAAGAGACAGCTAATGCTTCTTCCGAAAAAGAGGTTTTGGAATTTTATCACGGTTATCATCATGCTGAAAAAGAATGGCCAGTTGCGAAAGTCATGCGTGACTTGTATGAGAAATTTGCTGAACAACATAAAGGCGAAAATGTTGAATTCAAGCCAATTCCTGTTAGTGGCGATCTAAAAGATATAATGAAAAATAAAGTTGCCAGCGGCGAATTCCCTGATGTAATAGACTTAGCAGGTAATGCTGTATCATTGGCAGCTATTAATCAAGGCTTAGTCGTAGATTTAAAACCATTCATTGATGAGAATAAATTAGAGAAAAATGCTGGTATCAACTATGAGCAGAATTTGAAAGATGGCAAAATTTACACTGTCCATGAACAGCTGTTCACCATGGGCTTGTGGTATAACAAGGATATTTTCGCTAAAGCTAACGCCAAAACACCTGATCAGTGGGCAACTTGGGAAGATTTCACAGCAGCTATGGCAACTGTGAGAAAAGTGAATGGTATTTATGCCTTTGGTGCTGGTGAACCATCTATTCGCTTGTTTAACACGTTGTTAGGTGTTACAGAAGAGGGCAGAAAATTATTGGCTGAACCTTTGACCAAGGAAGGCATTGAGTCCAAGGCTTTTGCTGATACGTTGAAAGCTGTTATGACTGAAATGCAAGCTAACGGTTCAAAGAATGCTGGTGGTGACGCTAACGCCTATTCAAAAGATTTTGAAGAAGGCAAGTCTGCCGTATTCTTCAACGGCGTTTGGGCTGCTGGTGGCATGTCTAAAAACCCAAGCTTGCAACCTGGTATCTATCCTTGCGGTGTAGCAATTAGCTCTTCAGGCGGTGGTATCACAATTTCCAACAAGATGTCTGATGCCAAAAAGAAACTAGCACTTGAATTCTTGCGCTATATGATAAGTGATGAAGTTCAAAAAGTTATCTTTGAAAAAGTAGGTGCTAACCCATCCAACCAGAATATCAACGTTAAGGAATTGGCAGAGAAGAGTTCTGATGCTACAACTAAAATTTTAGGCCAGGCAATTGCACAGGTTAAGGAAGCAAAAATTGTTGTGCCAACTGTTAGTGATGTATGGGGCGGTGATGTGCATTCAGCTATTATCAATGCTTTAACTGAAAGTGCAGCAGAGAATGTTAATATCGAGCAAAAGGTAGCCGATACACAAAACGTATTGAAGTCAATAATTGCTTAA
- a CDS encoding LacI family DNA-binding transcriptional regulator translates to MASTIRDVAARAGLSVGTVSKYINGKTVKNNTRLAIEAAVKDLNFRPNSIAKGLRNAKSFSVAVLLPMLSSMFCTSMISSIEATLLPLGYSVIVCECHNDAEVELRKTQFLIDRLVDGIILIPYGVDGRQIEIIQKNNIPLVLLDQVIKDWPTDCVVLDNEKAGYESTRYLIEQGHKNIAIITGDFSHYTTVGRLAGYKRAMQESGISNQTAYIQCGDYSVDGGYNAMLRLWALPTRPSAVFISNHDMTIGAYLAINYLKLKIPDDISVIGFDNSPLANVVNPPLSFAEQPTNQMGIEAGKLLYRRICGDYSDYPRIIYHKPSMHYTESIRKL, encoded by the coding sequence TTGGCTTCAACTATTCGTGATGTGGCAGCTCGCGCTGGGCTTTCAGTAGGTACTGTTTCGAAATATATTAATGGCAAAACAGTCAAAAATAATACTCGTTTGGCTATTGAAGCAGCTGTTAAAGATTTAAATTTTCGCCCGAACAGTATTGCTAAGGGTTTACGTAATGCTAAATCATTTTCAGTTGCAGTTTTGTTACCGATGCTGAGTTCCATGTTTTGTACCTCCATGATTTCATCTATTGAGGCTACGTTGCTACCCCTTGGCTATAGCGTTATCGTTTGTGAATGCCATAACGATGCAGAGGTGGAATTGCGTAAAACTCAGTTTCTGATCGATCGTTTAGTGGACGGCATAATTTTAATACCCTATGGGGTAGATGGTAGGCAGATTGAGATTATTCAGAAAAACAATATACCTTTAGTGCTTTTAGACCAAGTTATCAAGGACTGGCCTACTGATTGCGTTGTTTTGGATAACGAAAAAGCTGGTTATGAATCAACCAGATATTTGATTGAACAAGGTCATAAAAATATAGCCATTATTACAGGTGATTTTAGCCACTATACAACCGTTGGACGTTTAGCTGGTTATAAACGAGCTATGCAAGAAAGTGGGATAAGCAATCAAACAGCGTACATTCAATGTGGTGATTACAGTGTCGATGGTGGCTACAATGCTATGTTGCGTTTATGGGCTTTGCCCACCCGACCATCAGCTGTGTTTATCAGTAACCATGATATGACGATCGGAGCTTATCTAGCCATTAACTATTTGAAGTTAAAAATACCTGACGATATTTCTGTAATTGGCTTTGACAATTCACCACTTGCAAATGTGGTAAATCCACCACTTTCGTTTGCTGAACAACCGACTAATCAGATGGGCATCGAAGCTGGCAAACTTTTGTATAGACGTATTTGTGGAGATTATTCAGATTATCCCCGAATTATTTATCATAAGCCAAGCATGCATTACACAGAAAGCATTCGCAAACTTTAA
- a CDS encoding alpha-galactosidase, which yields MVLENANLSREFSYDGVKFYTACIHNKLSNISLQNCGNDEFLLQFIDGSKLASSNMQAVIKQNTDAEIVVAFHSTLADLEVTYSVGKQLLRKQAKIVRADQAINYIDVECLNLSDLDEVYTVPKQADIKEMANFSGYYVELGQPVYIKSFFSGMEFPLGENRVCQQRFFSRYYVGQKVKLDEPKVIWPTILGAACGTDKEVVQTAFYDYIASIAQAIYLRKQYNSWYDHMTDINEENILQSFAAIHKGFNDYGVQLDAYVVDDGWPKYDSFWEFNAKFSNGFTNIKAELDEMNAALGLWIGPRGGYGGTEITMSNWLETHAELGLGSKNKKSNDVNVGDFRYLMALKERMLKLQADYGISYWKIDGWLLKPDTNEPSDPHGMWLMTPVYEFLLKMLTELRQASGRADYWINLTSYVNPSPWFLKWVNSLWLQTSQDVGFSTNAGDDLNSMLTYRDSKYYEFFVERGLQLPLWAIYNHEPIYGKKLMPTFLGHPFFAETEDFEHYLMFIATRGQALFEFYYSHTMFDDLRWQANARAVKWIEANWHVLRHSQLLGREARNKAVYGYYCKEPKSNEIIVSLRNPTDSKQKIQLTNLHLAANDLIIGQEKVTHLADGWVELAPYTIAIWQK from the coding sequence ATGGTCTTAGAAAACGCTAATTTGAGTCGGGAGTTTAGCTATGATGGAGTTAAATTCTACACAGCTTGTATTCACAATAAATTAAGTAATATAAGTTTGCAGAATTGTGGCAATGATGAGTTTTTGCTTCAATTTATTGATGGCAGCAAATTAGCAAGTTCTAATATGCAGGCTGTAATTAAGCAAAATACAGACGCTGAAATAGTAGTTGCTTTTCATAGTACCTTAGCCGATTTGGAAGTTACATATAGTGTGGGGAAACAGCTTTTAAGAAAGCAAGCAAAAATTGTCAGAGCCGATCAAGCTATTAATTACATCGATGTTGAATGCTTAAATTTATCTGATTTGGATGAAGTGTATACAGTACCGAAACAGGCTGATATTAAAGAAATGGCCAATTTTTCAGGCTATTACGTAGAATTAGGCCAACCTGTTTATATTAAATCATTTTTTAGTGGCATGGAGTTTCCTTTAGGCGAAAATAGAGTTTGCCAACAGCGCTTCTTTTCCCGTTATTATGTCGGTCAAAAGGTTAAGCTTGATGAACCTAAAGTTATTTGGCCAACTATATTAGGTGCAGCTTGTGGGACAGATAAAGAAGTCGTGCAAACAGCTTTCTATGACTATATAGCTAGCATTGCCCAAGCAATATATTTGCGTAAACAATATAACTCATGGTACGATCATATGACAGATATTAACGAGGAAAATATCTTGCAGAGCTTTGCAGCTATTCATAAGGGATTTAATGACTACGGTGTACAGTTAGATGCTTATGTAGTCGATGATGGCTGGCCCAAATATGACAGCTTCTGGGAGTTTAATGCTAAATTCTCTAACGGATTTACCAACATAAAAGCTGAATTAGATGAAATGAATGCTGCTTTGGGTTTATGGATAGGCCCACGTGGCGGCTATGGCGGTACCGAAATTACGATGAGTAATTGGCTGGAAACACATGCTGAATTAGGCTTAGGCAGCAAAAATAAGAAGTCCAATGATGTTAATGTGGGCGATTTTCGCTATTTAATGGCGCTTAAAGAGCGAATGCTGAAGTTACAGGCTGACTATGGAATTAGTTATTGGAAAATTGACGGCTGGTTACTGAAGCCAGACACCAATGAACCAAGTGATCCACATGGCATGTGGTTAATGACACCTGTATATGAGTTTTTACTTAAGATGCTGACAGAGCTTAGACAGGCAAGCGGTAGAGCTGACTATTGGATTAATTTGACCTCATATGTGAATCCTAGCCCGTGGTTCCTGAAGTGGGTAAATAGCCTTTGGCTGCAAACATCTCAGGACGTTGGTTTTAGCACAAATGCGGGTGATGATTTGAATAGCATGCTGACATATCGTGACAGCAAATACTATGAATTCTTTGTTGAAAGAGGCTTGCAATTACCGCTTTGGGCTATTTATAACCATGAACCTATTTATGGAAAGAAGCTTATGCCGACTTTCTTAGGTCATCCATTCTTTGCGGAAACTGAAGATTTTGAACATTATTTAATGTTTATTGCAACACGTGGTCAAGCTTTGTTTGAATTCTATTATTCACATACGATGTTTGATGACTTGCGTTGGCAAGCTAATGCAAGAGCTGTTAAGTGGATAGAAGCAAATTGGCACGTGCTTAGACATAGTCAATTGTTGGGCAGAGAAGCACGTAATAAGGCTGTGTATGGCTATTACTGTAAGGAACCAAAGAGCAACGAAATTATTGTTTCTTTGCGAAATCCAACTGATAGCAAGCAAAAAATTCAATTAACTAATTTGCATTTAGCAGCTAATGATCTGATTATCGGGCAAGAAAAAGTTACACATTTGGCTGATGGTTGGGTAGAACTAGCTCCATATACGATAGCTATTTGGCAAAAATAA